In one window of Dromaius novaehollandiae isolate bDroNov1 chromosome W, bDroNov1.hap1, whole genome shotgun sequence DNA:
- the LOC135323512 gene encoding tropomyosin alpha-4 chain isoform X5: MAGISSIDAVKKKIQSLQQVADEAEERAEHLQREADAERQARERAEAEVASLNRRIQLVEEELDRAQERLATALQKLEEAEKAADESERGMKVIENRAMKDEEKMELQEMQLKEAKHIAEEADRKYEEVARKLVVLEGELERSEERAEVAESRVRQLEEELRTMDQTLKSLMASEEEYSTKEDKYEEEIKLLGEKLKEAETRAEFAERSVAKLEKTIDDLEESLASAKEENVGIHQVLDQTLLELNNL; encoded by the exons ATGGCCGGCATCAGCTCCATCGACGCCGTGAAGAAGAAGATCCAGAGCCTGCAGCAGGTGGCCGACGAGGCCGAGGAGCGCGCCGAGCACCTGCAGCGCGAGGCCGATGCCGAGCGGCAGGCCCGGGAGCGG gccgaGGCCGAAGTGGCTTCTCTGAACCGCCGCATCCAgctggtggaggaggagctggaccGAGCCCAGGAGCGCCTGGCCACCGCCCTGCAGAAGCTGGAGGAGGCTGAGAAGGCGGCAGATGAGAGCGAGAG AGGCATGAAGGTCATCGAAAACAGGGCCATGAAGGACGAGGAGAAGAtggagctccaggaaatgcagctgAAGGAGGCGAAGCACATAGCTGAAGAGGCCGACCGCAAATACGAGGAG GTCGCCCGCAAGCTGGTTGTCCTTGAGGGAGAGCTGGAGCGCTCGGAGGAGCGGGCAGAGGTTGCGGAGAG ccgagTGAGACAGTTGGAAGAAGAGCTGCGGACCATGGACCAGACTCTCAAATCCCTCATGGCCTCAGAGGAAGAG TATTCCACCAAGGAGGACAAGTACGAGGAGGAAATCAAGCTTCTAGGGGAAAAACTGAAGGAG GCTGAGACCCGAGCAGAGTTTGCCGAGCGGTCCGTGGCGAAGCTGGAGAAAACCATTGATGATTTAGAAG AGAGTCTGGCCAGTGCCAAAGAGGAGAACGTTGGCATCCACCAGGTCCTGGACCAGACCTTGTTGGAGCTGAACAACCTCTGA
- the LOC135323512 gene encoding tropomyosin beta chain isoform X1, producing MEAIKKKMQMLKLDKENAIDRAEQAEADKKQAEDRCKQLEEEQQGLQKKLKGTEDEVEKYSESVKDAQEKLEQAEKKATDAEAEVASLNRRIQLVEEELDRAQERLATALQKLEEAEKAADESERGMKVIENRAMKDEEKMELQEMQLKEAKHIAEEADRKYEEVARKLVVLEGELERSEERAEVAESRVRQLEEELRTMDQTLKSLMASEEEYSTKEDKYEEEIKLLGEKLKEAETRAEFAERSVAKLEKTIDDLEESLASAKEENVGIHQVLDQTLLELNNL from the exons atggaggccATCAAGAAGAAGATGCAGATGCTGAAACTGGACAAGGAGAACGCCATCGACCGCGCCGAGCAGGCGGAGGCTGACAAGAAGCAGGCGGAGGACCGCTGCAAGCAG CTGGAGGAAGAACAGCAGGGCCTGCAGAAGAAACTGAAGGGCACGGAGGATGAGGTGGAGAAGTACTCCGAGTCTGTCAAGGACGCACAGGAGAAGCTGGAACAGGCAGAGAAGAAAGCTACAGAC gccgaGGCCGAAGTGGCTTCTCTGAACCGCCGCATCCAgctggtggaggaggagctggaccGAGCCCAGGAGCGCCTGGCCACCGCCCTGCAGAAGCTGGAGGAGGCTGAGAAGGCGGCAGATGAGAGCGAGAG AGGCATGAAGGTCATCGAAAACAGGGCCATGAAGGACGAGGAGAAGAtggagctccaggaaatgcagctgAAGGAGGCGAAGCACATAGCTGAAGAGGCCGACCGCAAATACGAGGAG GTCGCCCGCAAGCTGGTTGTCCTTGAGGGAGAGCTGGAGCGCTCGGAGGAGCGGGCAGAGGTTGCGGAGAG ccgagTGAGACAGTTGGAAGAAGAGCTGCGGACCATGGACCAGACTCTCAAATCCCTCATGGCCTCAGAGGAAGAG TATTCCACCAAGGAGGACAAGTACGAGGAGGAAATCAAGCTTCTAGGGGAAAAACTGAAGGAG GCTGAGACCCGAGCAGAGTTTGCCGAGCGGTCCGTGGCGAAGCTGGAGAAAACCATTGATGATTTAGAAG AGAGTCTGGCCAGTGCCAAAGAGGAGAACGTTGGCATCCACCAGGTCCTGGACCAGACCTTGTTGGAGCTGAACAACCTCTGA
- the LOC135323512 gene encoding tropomyosin beta chain isoform X8: MAGISSIDAVKKKIQSLQQVADEAEERAEHLQREADAERQARERAEAEVASLNRRIQLVEEELDRAQERLATALQKLEEAEKAADESERGMKVIENRAMKDEEKMELQEMQLKEAKHIAEEADRKYEEVARKLVVLEGELERSEERAEVAESKCGDLEEELKIVTNNLKSLEAQADKYSTKEDKYEEEIKLLGEKLKEAETRAEFAERSVAKLEKTIDDLEDEVYAQKMKYKAISEELDNALNDITSL, from the exons ATGGCCGGCATCAGCTCCATCGACGCCGTGAAGAAGAAGATCCAGAGCCTGCAGCAGGTGGCCGACGAGGCCGAGGAGCGCGCCGAGCACCTGCAGCGCGAGGCCGATGCCGAGCGGCAGGCCCGGGAGCGG gccgaGGCCGAAGTGGCTTCTCTGAACCGCCGCATCCAgctggtggaggaggagctggaccGAGCCCAGGAGCGCCTGGCCACCGCCCTGCAGAAGCTGGAGGAGGCTGAGAAGGCGGCAGATGAGAGCGAGAG AGGCATGAAGGTCATCGAAAACAGGGCCATGAAGGACGAGGAGAAGAtggagctccaggaaatgcagctgAAGGAGGCGAAGCACATAGCTGAAGAGGCCGACCGCAAATACGAGGAG GTCGCCCGCAAGCTGGTTGTCCTTGAGGGAGAGCTGGAGCGCTCGGAGGAGCGGGCAGAGGTTGCGGAGAG TAAATGTGGTGACCTAGAGGAAGAGCTGAAAATTGTCACCAACAACTTGAAGTCCCTGGAGGCCCAAGCTGACAAG TATTCCACCAAGGAGGACAAGTACGAGGAGGAAATCAAGCTTCTAGGGGAAAAACTGAAGGAG GCTGAGACCCGAGCAGAGTTTGCCGAGCGGTCCGTGGCGAAGCTGGAGAAAACCATTGATGATTTAGAAG ACGAGGTGTATGCGCAGAAGATGAAGTACAAAGCGATCAGCGAGGAGCTGGACAATGCGCTTAACGACATCACCTCCCTCTGA
- the LOC135323512 gene encoding tropomyosin beta chain isoform X4, whose translation MEAIKKKMQMLKLDKENAIDRAEQAEADKKQAEDRCKQLEEEQQGLQKKLKGTEDEVEKYSESVKDAQEKLEQAEKKATDAEAEVASLNRRIQLVEEELDRAQERLATALQKLEEAEKAADESERGMKVIENRAMKDEEKMELQEMQLKEAKHIAEEADRKYEEVARKLVVLEGELERSEERAEVAESKCGDLEEELKIVTNNLKSLEAQADKYSTKEDKYEEEIKLLGEKLKEAETRAEFAERSVAKLEKTIDDLEDEVYAQKMKYKAISEELDNALNDITSL comes from the exons atggaggccATCAAGAAGAAGATGCAGATGCTGAAACTGGACAAGGAGAACGCCATCGACCGCGCCGAGCAGGCGGAGGCTGACAAGAAGCAGGCGGAGGACCGCTGCAAGCAG CTGGAGGAAGAACAGCAGGGCCTGCAGAAGAAACTGAAGGGCACGGAGGATGAGGTGGAGAAGTACTCCGAGTCTGTCAAGGACGCACAGGAGAAGCTGGAACAGGCAGAGAAGAAAGCTACAGAC gccgaGGCCGAAGTGGCTTCTCTGAACCGCCGCATCCAgctggtggaggaggagctggaccGAGCCCAGGAGCGCCTGGCCACCGCCCTGCAGAAGCTGGAGGAGGCTGAGAAGGCGGCAGATGAGAGCGAGAG AGGCATGAAGGTCATCGAAAACAGGGCCATGAAGGACGAGGAGAAGAtggagctccaggaaatgcagctgAAGGAGGCGAAGCACATAGCTGAAGAGGCCGACCGCAAATACGAGGAG GTCGCCCGCAAGCTGGTTGTCCTTGAGGGAGAGCTGGAGCGCTCGGAGGAGCGGGCAGAGGTTGCGGAGAG TAAATGTGGTGACCTAGAGGAAGAGCTGAAAATTGTCACCAACAACTTGAAGTCCCTGGAGGCCCAAGCTGACAAG TATTCCACCAAGGAGGACAAGTACGAGGAGGAAATCAAGCTTCTAGGGGAAAAACTGAAGGAG GCTGAGACCCGAGCAGAGTTTGCCGAGCGGTCCGTGGCGAAGCTGGAGAAAACCATTGATGATTTAGAAG ACGAGGTGTATGCGCAGAAGATGAAGTACAAAGCGATCAGCGAGGAGCTGGACAATGCGCTTAACGACATCACCTCCCTCTGA
- the LOC135323512 gene encoding tropomyosin alpha-4 chain isoform X9, translating into MTAPPRRPPLPHGGERPRGWEWQAGPGLLRGRQRPASNEAEAEVASLNRRIQLVEEELDRAQERLATALQKLEEAEKAADESERGMKVIENRAMKDEEKMELQEMQLKEAKHIAEEADRKYEEVARKLVVLEGELERSEERAEVAESRVRQLEEELRTMDQTLKSLMASEEEYSTKEDKYEEEIKLLGEKLKEAETRAEFAERSVAKLEKTIDDLEESLASAKEENVGIHQVLDQTLLELNNL; encoded by the exons ATGACGGCACCGCCGCGCCGGCCACCTCTTCCGCACGGTGGGGAGCGACCGAGGGGCTGGGAGTGGCAagcagggccggggctgctgcgcggTCGGCAGCGACCTGCATCCAACGAG gccgaGGCCGAAGTGGCTTCTCTGAACCGCCGCATCCAgctggtggaggaggagctggaccGAGCCCAGGAGCGCCTGGCCACCGCCCTGCAGAAGCTGGAGGAGGCTGAGAAGGCGGCAGATGAGAGCGAGAG AGGCATGAAGGTCATCGAAAACAGGGCCATGAAGGACGAGGAGAAGAtggagctccaggaaatgcagctgAAGGAGGCGAAGCACATAGCTGAAGAGGCCGACCGCAAATACGAGGAG GTCGCCCGCAAGCTGGTTGTCCTTGAGGGAGAGCTGGAGCGCTCGGAGGAGCGGGCAGAGGTTGCGGAGAG ccgagTGAGACAGTTGGAAGAAGAGCTGCGGACCATGGACCAGACTCTCAAATCCCTCATGGCCTCAGAGGAAGAG TATTCCACCAAGGAGGACAAGTACGAGGAGGAAATCAAGCTTCTAGGGGAAAAACTGAAGGAG GCTGAGACCCGAGCAGAGTTTGCCGAGCGGTCCGTGGCGAAGCTGGAGAAAACCATTGATGATTTAGAAG AGAGTCTGGCCAGTGCCAAAGAGGAGAACGTTGGCATCCACCAGGTCCTGGACCAGACCTTGTTGGAGCTGAACAACCTCTGA
- the LOC135323512 gene encoding tropomyosin beta chain isoform X2 produces the protein MEAIKKKMQMLKLDKENAIDRAEQAEADKKQAEDRCKQLEEEQQGLQKKLKGTEDEVEKYSESVKDAQEKLEQAEKKATDAEAEVASLNRRIQLVEEELDRAQERLATALQKLEEAEKAADESERGMKVIENRAMKDEEKMELQEMQLKEAKHIAEEADRKYEEVARKLVVLEGELERSEERAEVAESRVRQLEEELRTMDQTLKSLMASEEEYSTKEDKYEEEIKLLGEKLKEAETRAEFAERSVAKLEKTIDDLEDEVYAQKMKYKAISEELDNALNDITSL, from the exons atggaggccATCAAGAAGAAGATGCAGATGCTGAAACTGGACAAGGAGAACGCCATCGACCGCGCCGAGCAGGCGGAGGCTGACAAGAAGCAGGCGGAGGACCGCTGCAAGCAG CTGGAGGAAGAACAGCAGGGCCTGCAGAAGAAACTGAAGGGCACGGAGGATGAGGTGGAGAAGTACTCCGAGTCTGTCAAGGACGCACAGGAGAAGCTGGAACAGGCAGAGAAGAAAGCTACAGAC gccgaGGCCGAAGTGGCTTCTCTGAACCGCCGCATCCAgctggtggaggaggagctggaccGAGCCCAGGAGCGCCTGGCCACCGCCCTGCAGAAGCTGGAGGAGGCTGAGAAGGCGGCAGATGAGAGCGAGAG AGGCATGAAGGTCATCGAAAACAGGGCCATGAAGGACGAGGAGAAGAtggagctccaggaaatgcagctgAAGGAGGCGAAGCACATAGCTGAAGAGGCCGACCGCAAATACGAGGAG GTCGCCCGCAAGCTGGTTGTCCTTGAGGGAGAGCTGGAGCGCTCGGAGGAGCGGGCAGAGGTTGCGGAGAG ccgagTGAGACAGTTGGAAGAAGAGCTGCGGACCATGGACCAGACTCTCAAATCCCTCATGGCCTCAGAGGAAGAG TATTCCACCAAGGAGGACAAGTACGAGGAGGAAATCAAGCTTCTAGGGGAAAAACTGAAGGAG GCTGAGACCCGAGCAGAGTTTGCCGAGCGGTCCGTGGCGAAGCTGGAGAAAACCATTGATGATTTAGAAG ACGAGGTGTATGCGCAGAAGATGAAGTACAAAGCGATCAGCGAGGAGCTGGACAATGCGCTTAACGACATCACCTCCCTCTGA
- the LOC135323512 gene encoding tropomyosin alpha-3 chain isoform X6 — protein sequence MAGISSIDAVKKKIQSLQQVADEAEERAEHLQREADAERQARERAEAEVASLNRRIQLVEEELDRAQERLATALQKLEEAEKAADESERGMKVIENRAMKDEEKMELQEMQLKEAKHIAEEADRKYEEVARKLVVLEGELERSEERAEVAESRVRQLEEELRTMDQTLKSLMASEEEYSTKEDKYEEEIKLLGEKLKEAETRAEFAERSVAKLEKTIDDLEDEVYAQKMKYKAISEELDNALNDITSL from the exons ATGGCCGGCATCAGCTCCATCGACGCCGTGAAGAAGAAGATCCAGAGCCTGCAGCAGGTGGCCGACGAGGCCGAGGAGCGCGCCGAGCACCTGCAGCGCGAGGCCGATGCCGAGCGGCAGGCCCGGGAGCGG gccgaGGCCGAAGTGGCTTCTCTGAACCGCCGCATCCAgctggtggaggaggagctggaccGAGCCCAGGAGCGCCTGGCCACCGCCCTGCAGAAGCTGGAGGAGGCTGAGAAGGCGGCAGATGAGAGCGAGAG AGGCATGAAGGTCATCGAAAACAGGGCCATGAAGGACGAGGAGAAGAtggagctccaggaaatgcagctgAAGGAGGCGAAGCACATAGCTGAAGAGGCCGACCGCAAATACGAGGAG GTCGCCCGCAAGCTGGTTGTCCTTGAGGGAGAGCTGGAGCGCTCGGAGGAGCGGGCAGAGGTTGCGGAGAG ccgagTGAGACAGTTGGAAGAAGAGCTGCGGACCATGGACCAGACTCTCAAATCCCTCATGGCCTCAGAGGAAGAG TATTCCACCAAGGAGGACAAGTACGAGGAGGAAATCAAGCTTCTAGGGGAAAAACTGAAGGAG GCTGAGACCCGAGCAGAGTTTGCCGAGCGGTCCGTGGCGAAGCTGGAGAAAACCATTGATGATTTAGAAG ACGAGGTGTATGCGCAGAAGATGAAGTACAAAGCGATCAGCGAGGAGCTGGACAATGCGCTTAACGACATCACCTCCCTCTGA
- the LOC135323512 gene encoding tropomyosin beta chain isoform X3: MEAIKKKMQMLKLDKENAIDRAEQAEADKKQAEDRCKQLEEEQQGLQKKLKGTEDEVEKYSESVKDAQEKLEQAEKKATDAEAEVASLNRRIQLVEEELDRAQERLATALQKLEEAEKAADESERGMKVIENRAMKDEEKMELQEMQLKEAKHIAEEADRKYEEVARKLVVLEGELERSEERAEVAESKCGDLEEELKIVTNNLKSLEAQADKYSTKEDKYEEEIKLLGEKLKEAETRAEFAERSVAKLEKTIDDLEESLASAKEENVGIHQVLDQTLLELNNL, from the exons atggaggccATCAAGAAGAAGATGCAGATGCTGAAACTGGACAAGGAGAACGCCATCGACCGCGCCGAGCAGGCGGAGGCTGACAAGAAGCAGGCGGAGGACCGCTGCAAGCAG CTGGAGGAAGAACAGCAGGGCCTGCAGAAGAAACTGAAGGGCACGGAGGATGAGGTGGAGAAGTACTCCGAGTCTGTCAAGGACGCACAGGAGAAGCTGGAACAGGCAGAGAAGAAAGCTACAGAC gccgaGGCCGAAGTGGCTTCTCTGAACCGCCGCATCCAgctggtggaggaggagctggaccGAGCCCAGGAGCGCCTGGCCACCGCCCTGCAGAAGCTGGAGGAGGCTGAGAAGGCGGCAGATGAGAGCGAGAG AGGCATGAAGGTCATCGAAAACAGGGCCATGAAGGACGAGGAGAAGAtggagctccaggaaatgcagctgAAGGAGGCGAAGCACATAGCTGAAGAGGCCGACCGCAAATACGAGGAG GTCGCCCGCAAGCTGGTTGTCCTTGAGGGAGAGCTGGAGCGCTCGGAGGAGCGGGCAGAGGTTGCGGAGAG TAAATGTGGTGACCTAGAGGAAGAGCTGAAAATTGTCACCAACAACTTGAAGTCCCTGGAGGCCCAAGCTGACAAG TATTCCACCAAGGAGGACAAGTACGAGGAGGAAATCAAGCTTCTAGGGGAAAAACTGAAGGAG GCTGAGACCCGAGCAGAGTTTGCCGAGCGGTCCGTGGCGAAGCTGGAGAAAACCATTGATGATTTAGAAG AGAGTCTGGCCAGTGCCAAAGAGGAGAACGTTGGCATCCACCAGGTCCTGGACCAGACCTTGTTGGAGCTGAACAACCTCTGA
- the LOC135323512 gene encoding tropomyosin alpha-4 chain isoform X7, which yields MAGISSIDAVKKKIQSLQQVADEAEERAEHLQREADAERQARERAEAEVASLNRRIQLVEEELDRAQERLATALQKLEEAEKAADESERGMKVIENRAMKDEEKMELQEMQLKEAKHIAEEADRKYEEVARKLVVLEGELERSEERAEVAESKCGDLEEELKIVTNNLKSLEAQADKYSTKEDKYEEEIKLLGEKLKEAETRAEFAERSVAKLEKTIDDLEESLASAKEENVGIHQVLDQTLLELNNL from the exons ATGGCCGGCATCAGCTCCATCGACGCCGTGAAGAAGAAGATCCAGAGCCTGCAGCAGGTGGCCGACGAGGCCGAGGAGCGCGCCGAGCACCTGCAGCGCGAGGCCGATGCCGAGCGGCAGGCCCGGGAGCGG gccgaGGCCGAAGTGGCTTCTCTGAACCGCCGCATCCAgctggtggaggaggagctggaccGAGCCCAGGAGCGCCTGGCCACCGCCCTGCAGAAGCTGGAGGAGGCTGAGAAGGCGGCAGATGAGAGCGAGAG AGGCATGAAGGTCATCGAAAACAGGGCCATGAAGGACGAGGAGAAGAtggagctccaggaaatgcagctgAAGGAGGCGAAGCACATAGCTGAAGAGGCCGACCGCAAATACGAGGAG GTCGCCCGCAAGCTGGTTGTCCTTGAGGGAGAGCTGGAGCGCTCGGAGGAGCGGGCAGAGGTTGCGGAGAG TAAATGTGGTGACCTAGAGGAAGAGCTGAAAATTGTCACCAACAACTTGAAGTCCCTGGAGGCCCAAGCTGACAAG TATTCCACCAAGGAGGACAAGTACGAGGAGGAAATCAAGCTTCTAGGGGAAAAACTGAAGGAG GCTGAGACCCGAGCAGAGTTTGCCGAGCGGTCCGTGGCGAAGCTGGAGAAAACCATTGATGATTTAGAAG AGAGTCTGGCCAGTGCCAAAGAGGAGAACGTTGGCATCCACCAGGTCCTGGACCAGACCTTGTTGGAGCTGAACAACCTCTGA